From Microplitis mediator isolate UGA2020A chromosome 11, iyMicMedi2.1, whole genome shotgun sequence, one genomic window encodes:
- the LOC130677721 gene encoding probable serine/threonine-protein kinase clkA, translating into MTPYYNAYNNNNNNNNNNNNNNNNNNNNNNNNNNNNNNPYYSMTPYYNAYNNNNNNNNNNNPYYSMTPYYNAYNNNSNNNNNNNNNNSNNNNNNPYYSMTPYYNAYNNNNNNNNNNNNNNNNPYYSMTPYYNAYNNNNNNNNNNNNNNNPYYSMTPYYNAYNNNNNNNNNNNNNNNPYYSMTPYYNAYNNNNNNNNNNNNNNNNNNNNPYYSMTPYYNAYNNNNNNNNNNNNNNNNPYYSMTPYYNAYNNNNNNNNNNNNNNNNNNNNPYYSMTPYYNAYNNNNNNNNNNNNNNNPYYSMTPYYNAYNNNNNNNTNNNNNNNNNNNNNNNPYYSMTPYYNAYNNNNNNNNNNNNNNNNNNNNNPYYSMTPYYNAYNNNNNNNTNNNNNNYNNNNYNNNNNNNNNNNNNNNPYYSMTPYYNAYNNNNNNNNNNNNNNNNNNNNNNNNNNNNNNNNNNNNNNNNNNATLQRKVNHSYNY; encoded by the exons ATGACTCCTTATTATAAtgcatataataataataataataataataataataataataataataataataataataataataataataataataataataataataataataatccgtATTATTCGATGACTCCTTATTATAAtgcatataataataataacaataataataataataataatccgtATTATTCGATGACTCCTTATTATAAtgcatataataataatagtaataataataataataataataataataatagtaataataataataataatccgtATTATTCGATGACTCCTTATTATAAtgcatataataataataataacaataataataataataataataataataataatccgtATTATTCGATGACTCCTTATTATAAtgcatataataataataacaataataataataataataataataataataatccgtATTATTCGATGACTCCTTATTATAAtgcatataataataataacaataataataataataataataataataataatccgtATTATTCGATGACTCCTTATTATAAtgcatataataataataataacaataataataataataataataataataataataataataataatccgtATTATTCGATGACTCCTTATTATAAtgcatataataataataacaataataacaataataataataataataataataatccgtATTATTCGATGACTCCTTATTATAAtgcatataataataataataacaataataataataataataataataataataataataataataatccgtATTATTCGATGACTCCTTATTATAAtgcatataataataataacaataataataataataataataataataataatccgtATTATTCGATGACTCCTTATTATAAtgcatataataataataacaataataatactaataataataataataataataataataataataataataataatccgtATTATTCGATGACTCCTTATTATAAtgcatataataataataataataataataataataataataataataataataataataataataataatccgtATTATTCGATGACTCCTTATTATAAtgcatataataataataacaataataatactaataataataataataattataataataataattataataataataataataataataataataataataataataataatccgtATTATTCGATGACTCCTTATTATAAtgcatataataataataacaataataataacaataataataataataataataataataataataataacaataataataataataataataataataataataataataataataataataataataataat GCTACACTACAGCGTAAAGT gaaccattcctataattat